One window of the Primulina eburnea isolate SZY01 chromosome 18, ASM2296580v1, whole genome shotgun sequence genome contains the following:
- the LOC140819924 gene encoding superoxide dismutase [Fe] 3, chloroplastic: MNSISCGSINCVSSYSVLACTDVLLKNPKTSIKLSELGWKQRKGCEPNERRKSSIVCYYGLKRPPYKLDALEPYMSRRTIEVHWGAHHNGYVEALNKQLEKNGVLYGCTINELIKVTYNNGNPLPEFSNAAQVWNHDFFWETMEPGGGGMPTLGLLQQIEKDFTSFANFKEKFVQAALMLFGSGWVWLVLKREQRCLAILKTSNAINPLVWNDIPIIGLDLWEHAYYLDFKNDKAKYVNTFMNHLVSWNAAAARLARAQAFVNLGEPKIPVA, from the exons ATGAACTCGATTTCTTGTGGTAGCATTAACTGCGTTTCTAGCTATAGTGTTCTTGCCTGCACCGACGTGTTGTTGAAGAATCCGAAGACTTCCATCAAGCTATCTGAACTG GGATGGAAACAAAGGAAAGGTTGTGAGCCTAACGAGCGCAGGAAATCAAGCATTGTTTGTTATTATGGCCTGAAAAGACCGCCTTATAAACTT GATGCTCTGGAGCCATACATGAGTCGGAGAACAATAGAGGTACACTGGGGTGCTCATCATAATGGTTATGTGGAAGCGCTTAACAAACAGCTTGAGAAGAATGGCGTACTTTATGGATGTACCATCAATGAGCTCATCAAAGTAACTTATAACAATGGCAACCCCTTACCAGAATTCAGTAATGCGGCTCAG GTCTGGAATCATGATTTCTTCTGGGAAACCATGGAACCTGGAGGGGGTGGCATGCCCACACTGGGCCTACTTCAGCAGATTGAGAAGGATTTTACTTCATTCGCTAATTTCAAAGAAAAGTTTGTACAAGCAGCACTAATGTTGTTTGGGTCTGGCTGGGTTTGGTTAGTCT TGAAGAGGGAGCAAAGATGTCTTGCAATTTTGAAAACATCAAATGCCATCAATCCTTTAGTGTGGAATGACATT CCGATCATCGGTTTGGATTTGTGGGAG CATGCTTATTATCTGGATTTCAAG AACGATAAAGCAAAGTACGTGAACACGTTCATGAATCACCTTGTATCTTGGAACGCAGCTGCAGCACGCTTGGCTCGTGCCCAAGCCTTTGTAAACTTGGGCGAACCTAAGATCCCAGTTGCATAA